From Atribacterota bacterium:
ATGCATAAACTTTTGGAAGGGATGGTTCCAGACCTTGAAGCGACAGTGGAGCTGGTGAGCTCTTTGCGTTTTCCAGACTTTGAACGGGAGACGGAATACGTGGCTCTGGTTTCCGATGACGATGAATATCCGCTCCTTATGGGGGATATCGGGTCAACGGATGGCGTGCGTTTGCCCAAAACGGAGTACCAGAAAATCACCAATGAGTTCGTGGTTCCCCACTCTACGGCCAAGCATACTCGTTTGAGTCGTGATTCCTACATGGTCGGAGCGTTAGCTCGTTTGAATCTCAACTATGCCAAGCTTCATCCTAAGGCTAAAGAGGTGGGAGATTTGTTCGGGATGAACCGCAAAGTGACGAATCCGTACTTAAACACGGTTGCCCAGCTTGTGGAGTGTTTTCACTGTCTCTACCATGCGCAAGATATTGTAGAGGGTTTCTTACGGTCGGGAATCAATTACGAAGAGGAAGTCGTGGTGGGGCTCAACGAGAAAAAGCGGATTCCAGTTCGAGCTGGAAGTGGTGTGGGGGCGGTTGAAGCACCTCGAGGAACCCTGTACCACCACTACGAGGTTGATGACCATGGTCGCATCGTGAATGCCAATTGTGTCATCCCCACCGGGCAGAATCTTCGGAATATCGAATACGACATGAGGAAGCTTGTTCCTGAGATTCTTGACCGAAGTGACGAGGAGATTCAGCTTTCCCTTGAGATGTTGGTGCGAGCGTATGACCCTTGCATTTCCTGTTCGACCCATTTCCTCAATGTCTCTTTTGTTGGACGATAGGGTTAAGGAAGTTCTTCGACCGACCAGGGGACAGAAAACGGTATTGGTGGCAGTGGGAAACTCTCTGCGGCGCGACGATGGGGTGGGAGTTTACATCGGGGAACGTGTAAAAAAGTATGATTCGCCCTTCTATTCTGTGGTCTTAGCCGGTTTTACTCCGGAGCGGGTGTTTGACGAGATTCTCCAGGAAAACCCGGCTAAGGTTATATTCATCGATGCAGCATCTTTTGGAGGAAGACCGGGAGAGGTTCGGGTTCTTAAGGAAGGAGAAGTTGTGGCCACCACCCTGAGCACTCATACCTTTCCGCTTCCGGTTATAGCGCGTATCGTGGCGGAAGAAACCGGGTGTCCGGTTTTCTTCGTGGGGATTCAACCCCAGGATGTCTCTTTTGGTGAGGGACTCACCGAGGCGGTGTATGAAGCCGCGCAGGCTATCCTGAATTACTTTGAGGAGGTTATACAAAGTGCATGAGCTTCGCCTGGTTCGGGAACTCTTAGAGGACCTCCTGCAGCGGGGAGAGGAGGAAGGAATGCAGCGGGTCACCAAAATAGAGCTTCGTATTGGTGGGCTTGCGGAGATTGAGCCAGAGATTGTGCGCCACTTTTTTACCGAGTTTTCCCAGGGGACGATTCTTGAGGGGGCAGAGTTGGTCATTGAGGAAAGCCCGATTCGAGAACTTCGCCTTTTGGGATTCGAAGGAGAGTAAGAAAGATGTGCTATGCCATTCCTGGTCAGGTGGTCGCACTTGATGGACGTTTGGCCACCATCGAGTACTTTGGAGAACGTAAGAAAGCGTACAACGAGATACCCTCTTTGCAGATAGGGGATTTTGTATACGCCCAGGGAGGATTTGTCATCAAGATAATTCCGCAGGAAGAAGCCCTGGATATCCTTGCCACGTGGAAAGAAACCTTTTTTGAACTCCAGGAGGTAGACCTCCGTCTGAGCCGCCTTGCTGCCAAAAAGGAAAGTGTCGCTACAAAGACGCTCCGTATTCTCGATAAAGCTCTGGAGGAGCGTCCTCTTGCACGGGAAGAGCTCCTGAGCCTTCTTTGCCTTGAAACACCTCAGGAGCGGGAATACCTGTACAAGGTAGCGAATTTCTTGCGCTGGAAAAATCTTGGAAACGGGGCCTGTGTCCATGGAGTTTTGGAGATTTCCAGTTTCTGCCACCGTAACTGTGGGTACTGCGGGCTTTCTTTGCACAACCGGGGTCTTTCCCGCTACCGCATGACGGAGGAGGAAATTCTTGCTGCGGTTCATGAGGCAGTCGAAGTATACGGGTTCCAGTCGTTGGTTCTCCAGAGCGGTGAAGACCCGGGGAGATCTCTCGATGACCTTGTCCACATCATCCACGCCATTCAGGAACGTTACTCGATGCTCATTTTTGTGAGCTTTGGAGAGATTGGGCTTGAAGCGCTTGAAAAGCTCTACGATGCTGGAGCTCGAGGGGTGCTGCTTCGTTTCGAAACCGGTAATCCTGCCCTCTACGCGAGGCTCCATCCCGGATACGCTCTTCAATCTCGTTTAGCGCACCTTGAAAAAGCCATGGAACTTGGGTACCTTGTAGCCACGGGGGGATTAATTGGGTTTCCCGGGCAGACTCCTGAGGATGTTGTTGAGGATATTCTCCTTACCAAGTCCCTTGCAGCGGAGATGTATAGTTTTGGTCCCTTTATTCCGCATCCAGCTACTCCTCTTGCTTTTTCCTCAATACCTCCGTCCTCTCTGGTCCTCAATACTCTGGCGGTGGCTCGTCTTGTGGACCCCAAAAATGCCAAGATTCTCGTCACCACGGCCTTCGAAACCCTTGACCCTCAAGCGGCTCGGCTCGGTCTTCTGGCTGGAGCCAATTCCCTGATGCTCAATGTGACTCCCCTCTCCTTTCGTTTCCGGTATACCATTTATCCC
This genomic window contains:
- a CDS encoding Ni/Fe hydrogenase subunit alpha codes for the protein MKKNVRIDVEYLTRVEGHGNIVIDVRDGTLRESRLEIIESPRFFEGMLRGRSIFEAQHITSRICGICACAHSLSSIQAAEEAIGFTPSEQTVALRKLLLDLEILDSHVLHIYFLAAPDLLGVKSFVPLVDSHNTVVRRALRMKKTCNDFCDILVGRHVHPISSVVGGFTKLPRPQDLETMHKLLEGMVPDLEATVELVSSLRFPDFERETEYVALVSDDDEYPLLMGDIGSTDGVRLPKTEYQKITNEFVVPHSTAKHTRLSRDSYMVGALARLNLNYAKLHPKAKEVGDLFGMNRKVTNPYLNTVAQLVECFHCLYHAQDIVEGFLRSGINYEEEVVVGLNEKKRIPVRAGSGVGAVEAPRGTLYHHYEVDDHGRIVNANCVIPTGQNLRNIEYDMRKLVPEILDRSDEEIQLSLEMLVRAYDPCISCSTHFLNVSFVGR
- a CDS encoding hydrogenase 3 maturation endopeptidase HyCI, translating into MDDRVKEVLRPTRGQKTVLVAVGNSLRRDDGVGVYIGERVKKYDSPFYSVVLAGFTPERVFDEILQENPAKVIFIDAASFGGRPGEVRVLKEGEVVATTLSTHTFPLPVIARIVAEETGCPVFFVGIQPQDVSFGEGLTEAVYEAAQAILNYFEEVIQSA
- a CDS encoding hydrogenase maturation nickel metallochaperone HypA; the encoded protein is MHELRLVRELLEDLLQRGEEEGMQRVTKIELRIGGLAEIEPEIVRHFFTEFSQGTILEGAELVIEESPIRELRLLGFEGE
- a CDS encoding radical SAM protein, encoding MCYAIPGQVVALDGRLATIEYFGERKKAYNEIPSLQIGDFVYAQGGFVIKIIPQEEALDILATWKETFFELQEVDLRLSRLAAKKESVATKTLRILDKALEERPLAREELLSLLCLETPQEREYLYKVANFLRWKNLGNGACVHGVLEISSFCHRNCGYCGLSLHNRGLSRYRMTEEEILAAVHEAVEVYGFQSLVLQSGEDPGRSLDDLVHIIHAIQERYSMLIFVSFGEIGLEALEKLYDAGARGVLLRFETGNPALYARLHPGYALQSRLAHLEKAMELGYLVATGGLIGFPGQTPEDVVEDILLTKSLAAEMYSFGPFIPHPATPLAFSSIPPSSLVLNTLAVARLVDPKNAKILVTTAFETLDPQAARLGLLAGANSLMLNVTPLSFRFRYTIYPHRAHERETIEEQIIATLSLLRSLGRAPTDLGVSIS